The Bicyclus anynana chromosome 3, ilBicAnyn1.1, whole genome shotgun sequence genome has a window encoding:
- the LOC112047422 gene encoding transcription factor glial cells missing 2-like, translated as MVILTSRADMSEGPATPEWDINDAVVPRVTSFDSFGEWCDGHVRRVYPPGCEEARRHASGWAMRNTNNHNVHILKKSCLGVLVCSTRCRLPDGSRVHLRPAICDKARKKQQGKPCPNRLCNGGRLEVQPCRGHCGYPVTHFWRHTEHAIFFQAKGSHDHPRPEAKGASEVRRSLGAGRRVRGLALLLAREAAIADKILTVKPEKHMMQQKLNTHPQPPPLIPDNQRLLTCTCGPFECNCRWRSETAAEPYASAAWTPTEHQSYTAYIPPNQPTPSIPPPQQYDPNALPADDIFHPEEIFQLDQPIRLDFPMEENTLESSPTFADLNGENSRPEDAYWLEWQRAAGGSESSDTPSPELFGNGYQQTEIYCDQQNYIHQNYYPEEAQYYPMENIRNSSPVMEMQDQRYYRYGQDCAQNNLDVQTWNYSDCAFSSHEVPECKQYYDVQHSQAVNGFSPLL; from the exons CACCAGCCGTGCGGATATGTCAGAAGGTCCAGCCACACCCGAGTGGGACATCAACGACGCGGTAGTACCGCGTGTCACCAGCTTCGACTCCTTCGGCGAGTGGTGCGACGGCCACGTGCGCAGAGTGTATCCCCCCGGGTGTGAGGAGGCCCGCAGACACGCCTCCGGCTGGGCCATGAGGAACACGAATAACCACAACGTTCACATACTGAAGAAAAGCTGCCTCGGCGTGCTGGTCTGCTCCACCAGATGCAGGTTGCCAGACGGCTCCCGTGTACACTTACGGCCAGCGATATGTGATAAAGCGAGGAAAAAACAACAAG GTAAACCATGTCCAAATCGTCTGTGCAACGGTGGTCGTCTCGAGGTCCAGCCGTGCCGCGGTCACTGCGGCTACCCGGTCACACACTTCTGGCGCCACACAGAGCACGCCATCTTCTTCCAAGCGAAGGGTTCCCACGACCATCCGCGCCCAGAAGCCAAAGGAGCGAGCGAAGTGCGACGCTCGCTCGGTGCTGGCAGGAGAGTCCGCGGCCTGGCGTTGCTCCTTGCGCGGGAAGCGGCAATCGCAGACAAAATCCTCACCGTGAAACCAGAAAAGCATATGATGCAACAGAAGTTGAACACGCACCCACAACCTCCGCCGCTTATTCCTGACAACCAAAGAC TTTTAACTTGCACGTGTGGACCATTCGAATGCAACTGCCGGTGGCGATCTGAAACAGCAGCGGAACCTTACGCGTCAGCTGCATGGACACCAACAGAGCACCAGTCCTACACTGCGTACATCCCGCCCAACCAACCGACGCCGTCAATTCCTCCGCCCCAGCAATACGATCCAAACGCTCTTCCAGCTGACGACATATTCCATCCAGAGGAAATCTTCCAACTCGATCAACCCATACGCCTCGACTTCCCAATGGAAGAAAACACTTTAGAATCATCCCCAACATTTGCGGATTTAAACGGTGAGAATTCAAGGCCTGAAGACGCGTACTGGCTGGAGTGGCAGCGagctgcaggcggctcagaatctaGTGACACCCCATCCCCCGAACTCTTCGGCAATGGTTACCAACAAACAGAAATTTATTGCGACCAACAGAATTACATCCATCAGAATTATTACCCAGAAGAAGCGCAATATTACCCAATGGAGAACATAAGGAACTCCTCTCCTGTTATGGAGATGCAGGACCAAAGGTACTATAGGTACGGTCAAGATTGTGCGCAAAACAATTTAGATGTGCAAACGTGGAACTATTCAGACTGTGCCTTCAGCTCGCACGAGGTGCCCGAGTGCAAACAGTACTACGACGTCCAGCATTCGCAAGCCGTCAATGGCTTTAGTCCACtgttataa